One window of Thermus thermamylovorans genomic DNA carries:
- a CDS encoding carboxymuconolactone decarboxylase family protein has translation MSEKEMEDLRERYRELIGFVPPRIQARTDLLARLDPDTLRLQEELRARLMYPACFDVKTAQLMLFGMLLMDLSDAARLHAIAARRAGATYEELSAVVGLAFLFRGLPAANRGAEVIQEILRMEEEGRL, from the coding sequence ATGTCCGAGAAAGAGATGGAAGACCTCCGGGAGCGCTACCGGGAACTCATCGGCTTCGTTCCCCCCAGGATCCAGGCCCGCACCGATCTCCTAGCCCGCCTGGACCCTGACACCCTGCGCCTGCAAGAAGAGCTAAGGGCCCGGCTCATGTACCCGGCTTGCTTTGACGTGAAGACCGCCCAGCTCATGCTCTTCGGCATGCTCCTCATGGACCTTTCCGACGCCGCCCGCCTCCACGCCATCGCCGCCAGGAGGGCAGGGGCCACCTATGAGGAGCTCAGCGCGGTGGTGGGGCTGGCTTTCCTGTTCCGCGGCTTGCCCGCCGCCAACCGCGGGGCGGAGGTCATCCAAGAAATCCTGCGCATGGAGGAAGAAGGGAGGCTGTAG
- a CDS encoding catechol 2,3-dioxygenase: protein MESFDVVQLAHVELYTPNPEGTLWFFKEILGLEETAREGQSVYLRAYEDWYHHSLKVTEAKEPGLGHVAWRTASPEALERRIKALQASRLGEGWTEGDLGHGPAYRFRTPDGHRMELLFEVEYYQAPPEKQSRLKNRPSKRPLRGVPVRRIDHVNCLCAEVTSNRRFFEEVLGFKLREQKIRGEGEELGAWLSVSPLVHEIGLMRDATGSRARFHHIAFWYGYPQHLMDLADLCMEYDIPIEAGPGKHGTTQAYFMYVFEPGGTRVELFGDTGYLIFDPTWKTVVWDVTNVNDLEKSSIWFGGNLPTTFYSYGTPPVKERVGI from the coding sequence ATGGAAAGCTTTGACGTCGTTCAGCTGGCGCATGTGGAGCTCTATACCCCCAACCCTGAGGGTACCCTCTGGTTCTTCAAGGAGATTTTGGGCCTCGAGGAAACCGCCCGCGAGGGGCAGTCGGTGTACCTGCGGGCCTACGAGGACTGGTACCACCATTCTCTGAAGGTAACCGAGGCCAAGGAGCCGGGCCTGGGGCACGTGGCCTGGCGCACCGCCTCTCCTGAGGCCCTGGAAAGGCGCATCAAAGCGCTGCAAGCCTCGAGGCTTGGGGAAGGGTGGACCGAAGGCGACCTGGGTCACGGGCCTGCCTACCGCTTCCGCACCCCCGATGGGCACAGGATGGAGCTCCTCTTCGAGGTGGAGTACTACCAAGCTCCCCCGGAAAAGCAGAGCCGCTTGAAAAACCGTCCCTCGAAGCGCCCTCTAAGGGGGGTACCCGTGCGGCGCATCGACCACGTCAACTGCCTCTGCGCTGAGGTTACCTCCAACCGCCGCTTTTTCGAGGAAGTCTTGGGCTTCAAGCTCAGGGAACAGAAGATCAGGGGGGAAGGCGAAGAGCTCGGGGCCTGGCTTTCCGTGAGCCCCCTGGTGCACGAGATCGGCCTCATGCGGGACGCCACGGGTTCCCGGGCCCGCTTCCACCACATCGCCTTCTGGTACGGCTACCCCCAGCACCTCATGGACCTGGCCGACCTCTGCATGGAATACGACATCCCCATTGAGGCCGGCCCCGGTAAGCACGGCACTACCCAGGCCTACTTCATGTACGTCTTTGAACCCGGAGGAACGCGCGTGGAGCTCTTCGGGGACACCGGCTACCTCATCTTCGACCCCACCTGGAAAACCGTGGTCTGGGATGTGACCAACGTGAACGACCTGGAGAAGAGCAGCATCTGGTTCGGGGGCAACCTGCCGACGACCTTCTACAGCTACGGCACGCCGCCGGTGAAGGAAAGGGTGGGCATATAA